A single region of the Grus americana isolate bGruAme1 chromosome 3, bGruAme1.mat, whole genome shotgun sequence genome encodes:
- the OSTM1 gene encoding osteopetrosis-associated transmembrane protein 1, translating into MALLRCLLLLLPAVALALGPAAGEARRPLALEALGEAEELAEELWDAGLPGDLPELEPECRRLLAAFAEGSAALTGCLGHRARPVRLCQACHYHYRRLLAQYGNIARAVGNSSESHNCAKSILTSDRLQIVVTLSQFFNETWEAANCANCLKNNSEGLSNSTVEFLDLFNKSLTCFEQNVQGQTIYLSPSNDTEVCKNCNETYRMLNDLYNNLQRLNRQGGESGYSAHLCIDVEDAMNITRKLWSRTFNCSVPCSDTVPVIAVSSFILFLPIVFYLSSFLHSKQKKRILILPKRIQSNASLVNIQEKYS; encoded by the exons ATGGCGCTGCtgcgctgcctgctgctgctgttgcccGCCGTGGCGCTGGCCCTtggccccgccgccggggaggCGCGACGGCCCCTGGCGCTGGAGGCGCTGGGCGAGGCGGAGGAGCTGGCGGAGGAGCTGTGGGACGCGGGGCTACCCGGTGACCTGCCCGAGCTGGAGCCCGAGTGCCGCCGCCTCCTCGCCGCCTTCGCGGAGGGCAGCGCGGCGCTGACGGGCTGCCTGGGCCACCGCGCCCGCCCGGTGCGGCTCTGCCAGGCCTGCCACTACCACTACCGCCGCCTCCTCGCACAGTACGGCAACATCGCCCGCGCCGTCGGG aatTCTTCTGAGAGCCACAATTGTGCCAAAAGCATCTTGACCTCAGACAGGCTACAGATAGTTGTGACCCTTTCGCAGTTCTTTAACGAAACCTGGGAGGCAGCCAACTGTGCAA ATTGTTTAAAGAACAACAGTGAGGGATTATCAAATTCTACTGTAGAATTCCTGGATTTATTCAATAAATCTCTGACATGTTTTGAACAGAACGTTCAG GGACAAACCATCTATCTGTCACCAAGTAACGACACAGAAGTATGTAAAAACTGCAATGAAACTTACAGAATGTTGAATGACCTGTATAACAACTTGCAAAGGCTGAACAGGCAAGGTGGTGAGTCTGGGTACTCCGCACACCTCTGTATCGACGTGGAAGATGCT atgaACATCACTCGGAAGCTTTGGAGCAGGACTTTCAACTGTTCTGTTCCCTGCAGCGATACAGTCCCAGTGATTGCAGTTTCATCCTTTATTCTCTTCCTACCTATTGTTTTTTATCTTAGTAGCTTCCTTCACTCGAAGCAGAAGAAACGGATACTCATTTTGC cCAAGCGCATCCAGTCAAATGCCAGTCTTGTGAACAtccaagaaaaatacagctga